The following are encoded together in the Theileria orientalis strain Shintoku DNA, chromosome 1, complete genome genome:
- a CDS encoding uncharacterized protein (synaptojanin, N-terminal domain containing protein) produces MVKVYILKIFASWYSIGLSHMFYSQNNNSYTDGSEMSDLFDDHGDYTPSNVTRLWIDRSTGKISESNMLMTEDEPLYVIYADAILGIVQIMNTSHLVVVTESEAVADLKLGNLSFSGKNRGKIMTIKEVKFFPIEFNSDNFHKHNNRDSQNTCNPPNVSNNNNTSNGRRYSGSSSSEDSLDNLYYLLIKISKILSSGHYYSYDTDLTNTMQSLYLNGHIPLKNTANGRSDNFITEEILLMNEKLYKAARQDFNWCFMISNKLPDRWKTVVIQGYVGYGANEVNSEKIETLIIGRRNIKRSGTRFVSRGIDSDGNVGNFVGSEVRLRFGSGSWYSHTQIRGSVPVFWGQTGTGKKIEFYDKLDNLTPFFEHIKILKEYYKPCTHKLFVSLLDVKNSDNESLLNSIFENVLNGYNTVLEEQNSQEPKITFVNYNYNSNAKWSTHEIVIQFVLDNLIDHFSNIGFFDEEQYLKWVRNGSGPHREDTNGSKGQSKRGLQKGILRTNCLDCLDRSNIFQWLVSWVTVHMIINSRSNDNSIKIKNRLAHMLFGNNGGENDTEYFTTFRNLWCDHGDYISIHQTGAPCTLSQRIKQPDTSLNSLWYYGKVMAKRHYHSRFQDFKRQEAFDILSQYCTTHPPSQMYQKNAEPAEIDTKHQSNYPFGIPEGMKTHYYLSEFVSSMDTEHSPKTGVRAPPEVFPVNVIFLDITRNESTFGYDVIYRGNKVIFKARERFLFGLIKKGPRTIWAPKPGDYADIVLIKPGSDGKPVVRVYFPKRVKDQKYIYLEDLSQTHDGGSMHGLSEGDSVEHATASKPGPFEHLGHKGLELPKPLKFKEVSVDIDQPFSTDDLEYKFDPSTQSHTFTANQGVLIDKVTKSDIVLWDHLFYFQGKATRVFVGHNEYGESVFRVYFQGAVPSHIMHPPKPHPEIVFNNSEVTTETESGFESDGLEPKLIRVDIKQRISSNFVNYHYDSNLDTHTFTSINPYLIDVVTRGSEVLWDCKDHGHEYGSQVLIFKQKNGKKMLRVYFSNQIPEPQNFGHTWDPGQLKEEIAEFEEVYLDKVPYIPNIVIEDSRA; encoded by the coding sequence ATGGTCAAGGTATATattcttaaaatatttgcaTCATGGTACAGTATTGGCCTGAGCCACATGTTTTACTctcaaaataataattcaTACACCGACGGATCGGAAATGTCCGATTTATTTGATGATCATGGAGACTACACGCCCAGTAACGTGACAAGGCTCTGGATAGACCGTTCAACGGGTAAAATAAGTGAATCTAATATGTTAATGACGGAGGATGAACCCTTGTATGTGATTTATGCCGATGCCATTTTAGGAATAGTTCAGATTATGAACACGAGCCACCTGGTTGTTGTGACCGAATCTGAAGCAGTGGCTGATTTAAAACTAGgtaatttaagttttagTGGTAAAAATAGGGGTAAAATTATGACCATTAAAGAAGTCAAATTTTTCCCAATAGAGTTCAACTCGGATAACTTTCATAAACACAATAATAGGGACTCGCAGAACACGTGCAATCCACCTAATGTATcgaacaataacaatacaaGTAATGGCCGTAGATATTCAGGGAGTTCATCAAGTGAAGATTCACTGGACAATTTGTATTAcctattaataaaaatttcaaaGATACTGTCGAGCGGACATTATTACTCGTACGACACCGACTTGACCAATACCATGCAATCACTATATCTAAATGGACACATTCCACTAAAAAATACTGCAAATGGCAGGAGTGACAATTTTATAACTGAGGAAATTCTGCTGATGAACGAAAAGCTCTATAAGGCTGCCAGACAGGACTTTAACTGGTGTTTCATGATATCAAATAAACTTCCCGACCGGTGGAAAACGGTGGTAATTCAAGGGTACGTAGGGTACGGAGCCAACGAGGTGAACTCTGAAAAGATTGAGACTCTGATAATAGGACGGAGAAACATCAAGAGGTCGGGTACAAGATTCGTGAGTAGAGGAATTGACTCCGATGGGAATGTGGGGAATTTTGTAGGTTCTGAGGTCAGGCTCAGATTCGGTTCCGGAAGCTGGTACTCGCACACACAGATAAGAGGATCAGTTCCAGTGTTTTGGGGCCAAACAGGCACCGggaaaaaaattgaattttATGATAAATTGGACAATTTGACACCTTTCTTTGAGCACATTAAGATACTAAAGGAGTACTATAAGCCTTGTACTCACAAGTTGTTCGTAAGTCTATTGGACGTAAAGAACAGTGACAACGAGAGCCTGTTGAACAGCATCTTTGAGAATGTTTTAAACGGATATAACACGGTGCTTGAAGAACAAAATTCGCAAGAGCCAAAGATAACCTTTGTTAACTATAACTACAACAGCAATGCCAAGTGGAGCACACACGAGATTGTAATCCAATTTGTTCTCGATAACCTAATTGATCACTTTAGCAACATAGGCTTCTTCGACGAGGAACAATATCTCAAATGGGTCCGAAATGGCAGTGGGCCTCATAGAGAAGATACTAATGGGTCCAAGGGTCAAAGTAAAAGGGGGTTACAAAAAGGTATTTTGAGAACAAATTGCCTAGATTGCCTTGATAGATCCAATATATTTCAGTGGCTTGTCAGCTGGGTCACCGTCCACATGATAATAAACAGCCGTAGCAACGACAATAgcattaaaattaaaaacaggCTTGCCCACATGTTATTTGGAAATAACGGTGGAGAGAACGATACCGAGTACTTCACAACGTTCAGAAACCTCTGGTGCGACCACGGCGACTACATAAGCATTCATCAAACAGGCGCACCCTGCACTCTATCTCAAAGGATAAAGCAGCCGGACACTAGTCTTAATTCCCTGTGGTACTACGGCAAGGTGATGGCCAAGAGGCACTACCACTCAAGGTTTCAGGACTTTAAGAGGCAAGAGGCGTTCGATATACTATCTCAGTACTGCACAACTCACCCGCCCAGCCAAATGTATCAGAAAAATGCAGAGCCAGCAGAAATCGACACCAAGCATCAGAGCAACTATCCCTTTGGAATCCCAGAGGGAATGAAAACGCATTATTACCTTTCGGAATTTGTAAGTTCCATGGACACTGAACATTCACCAAAAACCGGTGTGCGTGCTCCACCAGAAGTATTTCCGGTAAATGTCATATTTCTCGACATAACTAGAAATGAGAGCACTTTCGGCTACGACGTAATTTACCGAGGCAACAAGGTCATTTTCAAGGCCCGTGAGCGGTTTTTGTTCGGCCTTATTAAAAAGGGCCCAAGAACCATCTGGGCGCCCAAGCCCGGGGACTACGCAGACATAGTACTAATCAAGCCCGGCTCAGACGGCAAACCTGTGGTGAGAGTTTATTTCCCCAAACGAGTAAAGGACCAAAAGTATATTTACCTTGAGGACCTTTCTCAGACTCATGATGGAGGTTCAATGCATGGCCTCAGCGAAGGCGACTCTGTTGAACACGCCACTGCTTCCAAACCTGGGCCGTTTGAACACCTAGGACACAAGGGACTGGAACTTCCTAAACCacttaaatttaaggaGGTCAGCGTTGACATTGATCAGCCCTTTAGTACTGATGACCTTGAATACAAGTTCGACCCGTCAACCCAAAGTCACACCTTTACTGCCAACCAGGGGGTTTTAATAGACAAGGTTACCAAGAGTGATATAGTTTTGTGGGatcatttgttttattttcaagGAAAGGCCACCCGGGTGTTTGTGGGACACAACGAATACGGCGAGAGTGTATTCCGAGTGTACTTCCAAGGGGCTGTGCCTTCACACATAATGCATCCTCCCAAGCCACATCCTGAAATAGTATTTAATAACTCTGAAGTCACAACTGAAACCGAATCTGGGTTTGAGTCTGATGGACTAGAACCCAAGCTAATTAGAGTTGACATCAAACAAAGAATAAGCAGCAATTTTGTCAATTATCATTACGATTCCAATCTGGACACTCACACATTCACTTCAATCAATCCGTATTTGATAGACGTCGTTACGAGGGGTAGTGAGGTTTTATGGGATTGTAAAGATCATGGTCACGAGTATGGCTCTCAGGTGCTTATCTTCAAACAAAAGAACGgtaaaaaaatgttaagGGTATATTTCAGCAACCAGATTCCTGAACCCCAAAATTTCGGACACACTTGGGATCCAGGTCAGTTAAAAGAAGAGATCGCCGAGTTTGAAGAGGTTTATCTTGACAAAGTGCCGTACATTCCCAATATTGTCATTGAAGATAGTAGGGCTTAA
- a CDS encoding ABC transporter, with protein sequence MKQQPFSKLTESGDGPEAFFWESDVHDKSYYKGAKSRRFRYYDDSNALKYPFYHWVPRWIALYSKGYLEPYRFHPLPLSDQIQYWEPILSNHISEELVKLELLELSRSKSKKKKEKRPRKSVFVKAMFVAFWKRVLLGLLGIVVTNVLSMSISVLVERLLKILSDKSFTLVSTVLFLLAIILCQILDGLFVGNFNFYMSRFVLIVQSCPPVAAFRHGLSHRRNFANNINGSNALGVCNQVVHSCAPDSECSKNPLYCPARRHQTREMSPKMITIDFTDSYGISVLFSSLITIIEFLTNFVYGIFLMSTKIRVNIWVLYLVGVVFIFLMVVMEIIGCYAFGWILYIRDNKICRLSSILNSLPVIRKMFYDDIAANIITQARNNELSLFYIRMFLLYFNIALYSSCINVSFYVMQRYFVKSVNNVSLITEIDTSAFVTTFYIYMRIINSMFLIPISIKHIGTSFPSYKRLEKFYKDSSPNFYISDNKYTGSVKTSTNIVPITTQLPKDIVVYYKDASFTWVHTRNDLLNKNYEPLLKNVNFELKRGEIAIVTGSKGAGKSNFIKSMIGEMTLVGGSMAVVPLHTSMPIFYASEDIFLQQGTIRSNIVFGYKFDEHLYNTVLKAVELELDISTWDKGDLRVVSDNAHSLSGGQRVRVELARAIYAYLVFHKVNKEYNNSKCSFLMCLDASFQCLDPYVSKNVFNNLFNVKTGLLVKDDLSVVLTTSKQSLELCLKSSDVGQLHKVTICDIKNNEVELYSNLHDFAKNIKEDDADHADLKATTTDIYHTNGFTDDMLSTCSSGSNTRLGRTEETKSSYLKSFDSFSAHQKKGIEFDPHLVYMKPASAMFAISIMLIIVITIMDNVKLVLSTDLSDYITNNINQHKDGKFVDLSEIKKQSNLSLKTMALIVTIIIVLSLLFTLTLSMACITSSRKFHEYCINSIFKYSSSVIKVKNEINQVMTYILCDIIMLDDSLCHEFYLLVSSFILTVIHLVTLFYLIPISIPLVVTALLIISKIMFLNCIRSSKVIELCFLETTAQLNRNIENATTGPSIYRSFRKDLELLVNHAEHNDYKIRSNFAMFSMLTWLSISFNWIFSATTFVILVIPILLDRFTTTKLRVGYFGLALSLSMNVIKSFTKFTTIFSTVEVYMCTVDRFKYFIPPGANLTFGKSPNTHEEYLVNPGTKDVGGLDKKQLLRRRAIEFKAQNRKFYQVRRLFYHPRITIMDVHKYLTSNHFSVELKNVCVYTTPGLNPESMILKNITVTAHKSEIIGMVGRTGAGKTTLLSVIQNIIENRTGQVLLDGKDLNDIPKVVLRQIIGVLPQLPFVFKGWTVRRFLDPRRLFSDDEINQALNDCGLLEFVNELPGGKKLDSILVAEEPLLYYQKLKGAQRSPMEYKSMELTKPGEESDTLVPNSQLRTLSLARLVLYRHFYRVIVVDEPPEEDLTEEEGTRIDDLGVQIYDLLQKYFSHCTTFVTAHDLNVLKKCTYVWALHQGCLLRICKLSDIAQNESISKIIEESIKCSKLYSKM encoded by the coding sequence atgaaacAGCAGCCGTTCAGTAAGCTCACAGAGTCTGGAGATGGGCCGGAGGCCTTTTTCTGGGAGAGCGACGTTCATGATAAATCGTACTACAAAGGCGCTAAGAGTAGAAGATTCCGATACTACGACGACTCGAACGCTCTTAAGTACCCGTTTTATCACTGGGTGCCAAGGTGGATTGCCCTGTACTCCAAGGGGTACCTGGAGCCATACAGGTTTCACCCGCTGCCGCTGTCGGACCAAATACAGTACTGGGAGCCGATTTTATCGAACCACATCAGCGAAGAGTTGGTGAAGCTGGAGCTCCTGGAGCTTTCCAGGTCGAAGtcaaagaagaaaaaagagAAAAGGCCGAGAAAATCTGTATTCGTGAAGGCGATGTTTGTCGCGTTCTGGAAGAGAGTGCTGCTCGGGCTTCTGGGCATAGTGGTCACGAACGTCCTGAGCATGAGCATCTCAGTCTTGGTGGAGAGGCTGCTCAAAATACTCTCAGACAAGTCGTTCACCCTCGTCAGCACGGTCCTCTTTCTGCTGGCCATCATCCTGTGCCAGATACTCGACGGCCTTTTCGTGGGAAACTTCAACTTCTACATGTCCAGGTTCGTCTTAATAGTGCAGTCGTGTCCGCCGGTAGCGGCGTTTCGACACGGGCTGTCGCACAGAAGGAACTTTGCAAACAACATAAACGGCTCCAACGCGCTGGGCGTGTGCAACCAGGTAGTACACAGTTGCGCGCCTGACTCTGAGTGTTCCAAAAATCCACTCTACTGCCCGGCGAGACGCCACCAGACCAGAGAAATGAGTCCGAAGATGATAACAATCGACTTCACAGACTCGTACGGAATATCGGTGTTGTTCTCTTCACTGATCACCATCATAGAGTTTTTAACCAACTTCGTATACGGGATTTTTCTCATGTCAACTAAGATAAGGGTAAACATATGGGTGTTATACTTAGTGGGAGTCGTCTTTATATTCCTGATGGTCGTGATGGAAATTATCGGCTGTTATGCCTTCGGATGGATACTGTACATTAGGGACAACAAAATATGCAGGCTGAGCAGCATTTTGAACTCTCTGCCGGTGATTAGGAAAATGTTCTACGACGACATTGCGGCAAACATTATCACGCAGGCGAGGAACAATGAGCTTTCGCTTTTCTACATAAGGATGTTCCTCCTATACTTCAACATAGCACTGTACTCCTCGTGCATCAATGTATCCTTTTACGTGATGCAGAGGTACTTTGTTAAGTCGGTTAACAATGTGAGCCTTATCACTGAAATTGACACATCGGCGTTTGTCACGACCttttacatatacatgAGGATTATCAACTCCATGTTTCTAATACCCATATCGATAAAGCACATTGGAACGTCGTTTCCATCATACAAAAGGTTGGAAAAATTTTACAAAGACAGTTCGcctaatttttatatcagtgataacaaatacacagGTTCAGTGAAAACATCCACAAACATAGTTCCTATAACAACTCAGCTCCCTAAGGACATTGTAGTCTACTACAAGGACGCCTCATTCACATGGGTCCACACACGCAACGACctattaaacaaaaactatGAACCGTTATTGAAGAATGTCAACTTTGAGTTGAAACGCGGCGAAATAGCCATTGTCACAGGCTCAAAAGGTGCTGGCAAATCTAACTTCATAAAGTCAATGATTGGTGAAATGACCCTGGTTGGGGGCTCCATGGCCGTTGTACcattacacacatcaatGCCAATATTCTATGCATCTGAGGACATATTTCTACAACAGGGTACTATTAGATCCAACATTGTATTTGGTTATAAGTTTGACGAGCATCTGTACAACACTGTGCTGAAGGCTGTTGAACTAGAACTTGACATATCAACCTGGGATAAAGGTGACCTCAGAGTAGTATCAGATAATGCCCATTCACTCAGTGGAGGTCAGAGAGTGAGAGTGGAGTTGGCTCGTGCAATATATGCTTATTTGGTGTTCCATAAAGTCAACAAGGAGTATAATAACAGCAAGTGTTCGTTCTTAATGTGTTTGGATGCCTCGTTCCAGTGCCTGGACCCCTATGTATCCAAAAATGtattcaataacctgtttaacgtTAAAACTGGATTATTAGTTAAGGATGACCTGTCAGTTGTTTTAACTACATCAAAACAGTCTCTTGAATTGTGTTTGAAATCATCAGATGTAGGCCAACTCCATAAAGTAACAATTTGTgacattaaaaacaacgAGGTGGAGTTATATTCCAATCTTCATGACTTTGCGAAGAACATTAAAGAAGACGATGCAGATCACGCTGATCTCAAGGCGACGACCACGGATATCTATCATACAAACGGTTTCACGGACGATATGCTGAGTACGTGCTCGTCAGGTTCTAATACAAGGCTGGGTAGAACTGAAGAAACGAAATCGAGCTACTTAAAGTCGTTTGACTCATTTTCTGCACATCAGAAGAAGGGCATAGAGTTCGATCCGCACCTAGTTTATATGAAGCCGGCGTCAGCAATGTTCGCAATCTCAATAATGCTGATCATCGTTATAACGATCATGGATAACGTAAAACTTGTCCTGTCAACCGACTTGTCAGACTACATAACCAATAACATTAACCAACACAAGGATGGCAAATTCGTAGACCTGTCTGAAATTAAGAAGCAGAGCAACTTATCGCTGAAAACCATGGCGCTCATAGtaacaattataattgtACTGTCGCTTCTGTTCACACTGACACTGAGCATGGCGTGCATCACGTCCTCACGCAAGTTCCACGAGTACTGCATCAACTCAATCTTCAAGTACAGCTCCTCAGTGATCAAGGTGAAGAATGAAATCAATCAGGTGATGACGTACATACTGTGCGACATCATAATGTTAGACGACTCCCTGTGCCACGAGTTTTACTTGTTAGTTTCGTCATTTATACTCACCGTGATTCATTTGGTAACACTGTTTTACCTGATTCCAATCTCAATCCCTTTAGTAGTGACGGCCCTTCTGATCATCTCCAAGATCATGTTCTTGAACTGCATCAGAAGTTCGAAAGTGATTGAACTGTGTTTCCTGGAGACTACGGCGCAGCTCAACAGGAACATCGAGAATGCGACCACGGGGCCGTCGATATATAGGAGCTTCAGAAAGGACCTGGAGCTGTTGGTGAATCACGCGGAACACAACGACTATAAGATCAGGTCAAACTTCGCCATGTTTTCCATGTTGACGTGGCTTTCCATATCCTTCAACTGGATCTTCTCAGCAACGACCTTTGTAATACTTGTGATTCCGATACTGTTGGATAGATTCACGACAACCAAGTTGAGGGTTGGGTATTTTGGGTTGGCCCTGTCTCTGTCCATGAACGTCATAAAGTCGTTCACCAAATTTACGACTATTTTTTCCACGGTCGAGGTTTATATGTGTACCGTTGATAGGTTCAAGTACTTCATTCCTCCAGGTGCGAACCTTACATTCGGCAAAAGCCCTAACACCCACGAAGAGTACTTAGTTAATCCTGGGACTAAGGACGTTGGTGGCCTGGATAAGAAACAATTGTTGAGGAGAAGGGCGATAGAATTTAAGGCCCAGAACCGAAAATTTTATCAAGTGAGGCGCCTTTTCTACCACCCTAGAATAACCATCATGGATGTTCACAAGTATTTGACTAGTAACCATTTCAGTGTTgagttaaaaaatgtgtgtgtgtacacaaCACCCGGCCTTAACCCAGAAAGTATGATATTGAAGAATATCACAGTGACAGCCCATAAATCTGAAATCATTGGTATGGTTGGTAGAACAGGTGCTGGTAAGACAACTTTGTTGTCTGTGATACAGAACATAATTGAAAACAGAACAGGTCAGGTGTTGTTGGATGGTAAAGATTTGAATGATATCCCCAAGGTTGTCCTTCGACAGATTATAGGTGTGTTACCACAACTGCCATTTGTGTTCAAGGGTTGGACTGTGCGTAGGTTCCTCGATCCCAGAAGATTGTTTAGTGACGATGAGATTAACCAGGCCCTTAATGATTGTGGTCTTTTGGAATTTGTTAATGAGCTTCCTGGAGGAAAGAAGTTAGATAGCATTTTGGTAGCAGAGGAGCCCCTTTTATATTATCAGAAATTAAAAGGGGCTCAACGCAGCCCAATGGAATACAAGTCAATGGAACTGACTAAACCAGGAGAGGAAAGTGACACGTTGGTACCAAACAGTCAACTCAGAACTCTTTCATTGGCTAGACTTGTGCTATACAGGCACTTCTATAGAGTAATAGTGGTGGACGAACCACCAGAAGAAGACCTGacagaagaggaaggtACAAGAATTGACGATCTCGGAGTTCAAATTTACGACCTTCTGCAAAAGTATTTCAGCCACTGCACAACCTTCGTGACGGCACATGACCTAAACGttttgaaaaaatgtaCCTATGTGTGGGCGCTGCATCAAGGCTGTCTGCTAAGAATCTGTAAATTAAGCGATATCGCACAAAATGAATCTATTTCAAAAATAATTGAGGAAAGTATAAAATGCAGCAAATTATACAGTAAAATGTAG
- a CDS encoding transcription factor, with the protein MAHDDMFDDENDHLDKDDRDDEPSKDRIYDFIPKGMIKRRTFEGERPGLKLRACIRCRLIMTEDQFYENGCGNCTHLQMDGDRRRTLDCTSSNFSGFLSIMDPEKSWSAKYNNLINLIPGCYAISVNGTLPESINDDLLD; encoded by the exons ATGGCTCATGATg ACATGTTCGATGATGAAAATGATCATTTGGATAAGGATGATAGAGATGACGAGCCATCAAAAGATAGAATATATGATTTCATTCCGAA gGGAATGATTAAAAGGAGGACCTTCGAAGGTGAAAGACCAGGGTTAAAGCTACGAGCCTGCATAAGATGCCGTTTAATAATGACAGAGGATCAG TTTTATGAGAATGGCTGTGGAAATTGcacacatttacaaatgGACGGGGATAGAAGGCGTACTTTAGATTGTACAAGTTCAAATTTTAGTGGATTTTTGTCAATTATGGACCCGGAGAAGTCGTGGTCCGCaaaatacaacaatttAA TTAATCTAATACCTGGATGCTATGCTATATCGGTCAATGGCACACTACCAGAATCAATTAACGATGACCTGCTCGACTAA
- a CDS encoding uncharacterized protein (prefoldin domain containing protein) produces MKRSSVFKGVLVYLLVSLRESVCFTSAKWPAPANKIPIDLDLSAKESTYNYMYSTSDNSNIYIALNNVVFKSIRYEDKLMWTADNHTEYSTQVIYSPDYFVTLVLLDGNLKHFKFVGDLFFEVGLNELPTALNVDLKYTSYEYEYAPISNGHMFQAKSYYRFSSVKAGENVLFTAKTPEECAYVVSVTGTNFMTLLQLNGEIKQFKLLKNGWVSYTPNAELPKLSEGLPSQDYRQENREKFMDGCKMYFSQTFKDCPNLAMENARLRSELQHLDDELSTLKQDYDQFRSRVASLDNSIERMAESIILV; encoded by the coding sequence ATGAAAAGATCATCCGTGTTCAAGGGAGTCCTGGTATACTTGCTGGTCTCCCTTCGGGAATCAGTGTGTTTCACGTCGGCTAAGTGGCCGGCGCCGGCAAACAAGATACCGATTGACCTCGACTTGAGCGCGAAGGAATCTACCTACAACTACATGTACTCAACGTCCGACAACTCAAACATATACATAGCGCTCAACAACGTTGTTTTCAAATCGATTCGCTACGAGGATAAGCTCATGTGGACCGCCGACAACCACACGGAGTACTCCACTCAGGTGATTTACTCGCCTGACTACTTCGTCACCCTGGTTCTGCTCGACGGGAACCTTAAGCACTTCAAGTTTGTGGGCGACTTGTTCTTCGAAGTAGGCCTGAACGAGCTCCCGACGGCCCTCAACGTGGACCTCAAGTACACGTCCTACGAGTACGAGTACGCTCCCATCAGCAACGGGCACATGTTCCAGGCGAAGAGCTACTACAGGTTCAGCTCAGTCAAGGCGGGCGAAAACGTGCTGTTTACTGCCAAGACTCCAGAGGAGTGCGCCTACGTCGTGTCGGTGACCGGCACCAATTTCATGACTCTGCTCCAGCTGAACGGAGAGATTAAGCAGTtcaagctgctgaagaacggTTGGGTCAGTTACACGCCAAACGCAGAGCTGCCCAAGCTCTCTGAGGGCCTTCCTTCGCAGGATTATAGGCAGGAAAACCGTGAAAAGTTCATGGACGGCTGCAAAATGTACTTCTCTCAGACCTTCAAGGACTGCCCAAATTTGGCCATGGAAAACGCCAGGCTGAGGAGCGAGCTCCAGCACCTGGACGACGAACTGAGTACGCTGAAGCAGGACTACGACCAGTTCAGGTCTCGGGTGGCCTCGCTCGACAACTCGATAGAGAGGATGGCGGAGTCCATAATCCTcgtgtaa